The genomic DNA CATTATGAACAACAGCAAGCACTTCTACGAAATAAGGAGAGAACAATATGCCGGAAAAAGTATTTCCCAGTTCGCAGAAAGTCCTCCGTGTCGGATGGGTGGGAACCGGTCCGTTTTCATTCTACGGACATTATATCCGGGTGATCAACAACATTTCTCGTGATTACAATTTTTTGAACATGCGCGTCACCCACATCTGGGGCGACAACTACGCCCGGAATTACAAGGGAAGTGAAGCGTATGTAAAAAAAATGCTCGATTACTGGTCTAACAACGAGCAATCTCCTGAAGGCATCGCCAAGATGTGCAACATCCCGAATGTCTGCCGGGATTACCATGATATGATCGGGCAGGTGGACGCCGCAATGATAATGGACTTTGACCGAGCCTACGATCTTGCCGAGCCGTTCTTGAGCCGTGGGCTTCCGATTTTCATCTGCAGCCCGGTGGCGGAGAGTGTCCCGGAATGCGAGCGGATTCTAAACCTGGCCGAAAAAAACGGCGCGGCGGTGTATACCGGGTCATTCACCGCGGGCATGCCGGAGAACGATATCCGATATTCCCAGGTGAGGCGCAATAACATCGCCTCGTTCTTCGCCTCGACCTCATTCGCCTTTTACACCTCGTACGCGAACGACGGCCTTGAACCCGTTCACTGGCTCATCGGAACAGGGGCGAAACGGGTCGCCCTCCACGGCTGGGACGGCTCCAAGGGATACGACCCCACGGGAATCCCTCCCTCGCGAATAAACATCGAGTACGAACCGCGCGGCAGCAATCCTCCCATCCAGGGGGTTCTCGCCCTCGGCGGATACAAGAAGGAGATGGAGTGGTACAAGGTCTACTACCGTGACAATAGAACGCTTGAGGGAACTACCTCCTCCGGGAGCGCCGAACTCAATTTCTGGAATTTCCTCACGAAGATTCAGCAGGTTTTCGTGACGAATAAATCCATTGAAACCAGGAACGATATTCTTGAAAAGCTCCGTGTGGTTATAGCCGCTTACAAATCGGCGAATGAAGGCGGCAGGGCAGTGAGATTGGACGAGGTCGGGGATTACCGCCTCCCGACTGTGCGCATAGACAAATGGAACGAGATACCGAACTGAGGGGAGATATGGAATGAAATCTGAAACTTCGATCAAGAGGAGACATTTTATCAGGACAGCCGCCATAACCGGCGCGGCGGCAGGGATTACCGTCCAGACCGGACAGGCCCAGGCTCTCAAGCCAGGGGCAAAACGCCCGCTCAAACGTGATTTCATCAGAGTGGGTATGGTTGGCATGGGTCCCTATTCTCATGCCATGGCCTATACGGGAGCTTTGAATGATCCTGCGGTTCCGCCGAGAACTAATATGAAAGTGGTTGCGGCCTGGGGCAGAACGGATGGCTACGAAGGCTCTCTAAAAGGAACGGACGCCTGGAAAAACGAAAGAATAAAGGCTCTGAAAAGCTACCTGAGCCTGGACCAGTTTTCCAAACTCGGGGTGAAAAACATCGTGAAAAGGCCGGAAGACATGCTGAAACTGGTGGACGCTATATTCATCACCGACCCGGAGGATGCGCTCAACCTTGCCCGCCCGTTTCTGGAAAAGGGAATGCCGGTGTTTGTCAACCGGCCCATGGCCTGGACGATCAAGGACGCCCGCGAGATCGTCCGGCTCGCCAAGGCCAGTGGCTCCGTGCTGGTCACCGGGTCCTGCGTGCCCTGGATGAACGAATTCCAGGTGGCCAAGTCGCGGATCAATCTCGATAAGATTCAGCATTACTATGCCGACGGCTCCACCGCTAATCTGGGCTCGTATCTGCCGCACATCCTGGAAACAGTCCAGATGCTGGTCGGCGGAAAGGTAATCCGCTGCTCCACCCACGGGGTAACCTGGCCCGCGGATGAAGACCCGCTTTCCGTCCCGCCGGTCATGGTGCACCTGGAATACGAGAAAAAAGCCCCGGCCCGCAATCCGGTCATCGGCGTTGTTTCCACCTGGTTCGGCCAGCCCTACCGTAATTGGGTCAAGGTGCATATGGATGACGATGTCATCGAACAGGGCGTGCTCTGGGAAGGAACCAGCGGGGGGGGAGATCAAACAAACGAGCATCTCTGGGCGCCGTTCCTGCGGGTGATCGGCAAAGCCTTCGAGACCGGGGTATGGCCGGAAGACGAAAATGCCATTCTCAACAAGGTTTCCACCATGCTCATGGCTCACAAATCGGGAGCCGAGGGCGGGAAACCTGTCGGCATCGACGAGATCGAAAATCATTCACTGCCGAGGTTCGAGACGGAAAAGGCGTGAGCGGCAGAATTCAGCATTTTAAACACAAAAACCACAGAGAATATAGACCGCTCTGTGGTTTTTTTTAATCCTTTGTATGATGGAGGGCTGTCGGGAAAACACTATGAATCATGGTTGTGAGGC from Candidatus Latescibacter sp. includes the following:
- a CDS encoding Gfo/Idh/MocA family oxidoreductase encodes the protein MKSETSIKRRHFIRTAAITGAAAGITVQTGQAQALKPGAKRPLKRDFIRVGMVGMGPYSHAMAYTGALNDPAVPPRTNMKVVAAWGRTDGYEGSLKGTDAWKNERIKALKSYLSLDQFSKLGVKNIVKRPEDMLKLVDAIFITDPEDALNLARPFLEKGMPVFVNRPMAWTIKDAREIVRLAKASGSVLVTGSCVPWMNEFQVAKSRINLDKIQHYYADGSTANLGSYLPHILETVQMLVGGKVIRCSTHGVTWPADEDPLSVPPVMVHLEYEKKAPARNPVIGVVSTWFGQPYRNWVKVHMDDDVIEQGVLWEGTSGGGDQTNEHLWAPFLRVIGKAFETGVWPEDENAILNKVSTMLMAHKSGAEGGKPVGIDEIENHSLPRFETEKA